A stretch of the Teredinibacter haidensis genome encodes the following:
- a CDS encoding pyrimidine dimer DNA glycosylase/endonuclease V, translating into MRLWSLHPCYLDAKGLVALWREGLLALHVLSGKTKGYKNHPQLIRFRNTRNPLGAITSYLKSVADEATQRGYNFDKSKLPNRAIRSKLRVTTGQVDYEFQHLLNKLSVRDYKRYQQIALLKKPELHPLFYLDNGEIESWEILPK; encoded by the coding sequence GTGAGACTCTGGAGTTTGCACCCGTGTTACTTAGATGCGAAAGGGCTGGTTGCCTTGTGGCGAGAAGGTTTACTTGCACTACATGTTTTGTCCGGCAAAACCAAGGGTTATAAGAACCACCCACAACTTATTCGATTCAGGAACACAAGAAACCCTCTGGGGGCTATCACCAGCTATCTAAAGTCGGTGGCCGATGAAGCGACTCAGCGAGGGTATAACTTCGACAAAAGCAAGCTGCCCAATAGAGCTATTCGCTCCAAGTTGCGCGTTACCACTGGGCAGGTGGATTATGAATTTCAGCATCTACTAAATAAACTGAGCGTAAGGGATTACAAGAGATATCAACAAATCGCCTTATTGAAGAAGCCAGAACTTCACCCGTTGTTCTATTTAGACAACGGTGAAATAGAATCCTGGGAGATTCTACCCAAATAA
- a CDS encoding DUF3224 domain-containing protein — protein sequence MELTGEFQITNWDEKVIHEYENGTKQSYVIVTQAYSGDICGLSEVHYLMYYQSEKNAVFVGHERIVLDSGKGTLVLQHEGVFENGIAKSEFTLANSEGEVTEHGVPATGAFESTAGGKAQYSIKLNA from the coding sequence ATGGAATTGACAGGAGAGTTTCAAATAACTAATTGGGATGAAAAAGTTATTCACGAGTATGAAAATGGCACGAAACAAAGTTATGTTATTGTGACGCAAGCGTACAGTGGCGATATTTGTGGCTTGTCTGAAGTTCATTATCTTATGTATTACCAGAGTGAAAAAAACGCAGTTTTTGTCGGCCATGAGCGAATCGTATTGGACAGTGGCAAAGGTACTCTGGTATTACAGCACGAGGGAGTATTCGAAAACGGTATTGCCAAGAGTGAATTTACCCTGGCAAACTCCGAGGGTGAAGTCACTGAACATGGAGTACCCGCTACGGGCGCGTTTGAGTCCACCGCCGGTGGGAAAGCTCAGTATTCTATAAAGTTAAATGCCTAA
- a CDS encoding SIMPL domain-containing protein, with protein MIRLVVTVILLTASLCYAAPEIKGYPEDLRGFLYPKETLVTINDSAEKTAYSDEADINLVITTEKERLSQSLKANTTVRENVRMYLIDKGFKAETIKNSKFSTSPQYGWFGKKPNAFKVVNRMTIKITSEQQLQDIATIADELTEVEISSTLFSHSKKDEFQEVVKQQALDKILAKKRQYEKSLGIKLIPVSFRELGVGMQATEGAQLVEEVVVAAVRSGVDYDMKRKGRVQQTGSSFDEVKYHANMQVEFRVE; from the coding sequence ATGATAAGACTTGTAGTTACCGTAATCTTACTTACCGCATCGTTGTGCTATGCGGCACCGGAAATTAAGGGTTACCCAGAAGATCTTCGTGGGTTTCTCTACCCAAAAGAGACTCTGGTAACGATTAACGATAGTGCAGAAAAAACCGCATATTCTGATGAGGCTGATATTAACCTGGTTATTACCACGGAGAAAGAGCGGCTTTCGCAATCCCTAAAAGCGAATACAACTGTGCGAGAAAACGTACGTATGTACTTAATCGACAAGGGGTTTAAAGCTGAAACGATAAAAAATTCCAAATTTTCGACATCGCCTCAATACGGTTGGTTTGGGAAGAAACCTAATGCCTTTAAAGTCGTTAATAGAATGACGATAAAAATCACATCTGAGCAGCAGCTTCAGGATATAGCCACTATTGCCGATGAGCTAACGGAGGTTGAGATATCGTCAACACTGTTCTCTCATTCAAAAAAAGACGAATTTCAAGAGGTGGTAAAGCAGCAAGCTCTAGATAAAATACTGGCTAAAAAACGACAGTATGAAAAATCACTTGGGATCAAATTAATTCCGGTTTCGTTTAGAGAGCTGGGGGTTGGCATGCAGGCCACTGAAGGGGCACAACTTGTTGAAGAGGTTGTGGTCGCTGCCGTTAGGTCTGGCGTTGACTACGATATGAAGCGCAAGGGGAGAGTTCAGCAGACTGGAAGCTCATTTGATGAAGTGAAGTACCATGCGAATATGCAAGTTGAATTCAGGGTTGAGTAA
- a CDS encoding toll/interleukin-1 receptor domain-containing protein codes for MNDIFISYKREDQQTAKQLADALQRQGWTVWWDPHLRAGEHFDDVIEAALQEATCVVVLWSKLSISSRYVRDEASYALNKQKLIPTQIDDVELPFRFAGLQTVPLYGWDGTDNYPGFVKLIADIRSKLEPGIAAVSEGVQESNQDVMSGFRSELVQDTATISTKTHSRESVGGRSKLEWTLSVLTLLILAFFYVAAVANGCSNHDILVLSATIGLPLSIFIMFKRKPYRITWLAVPIVSYFIGMPYGHNYGSITSSPLFGLPQGTNCQASAEVIVIFGVVFAAAVIEHTVYLFKNRANV; via the coding sequence ATGAACGATATTTTTATCAGCTACAAAAGGGAAGATCAGCAAACAGCCAAACAATTGGCCGACGCCCTGCAGAGGCAGGGCTGGACGGTTTGGTGGGACCCTCACCTGCGCGCGGGAGAACATTTCGACGATGTGATCGAAGCTGCGTTGCAAGAAGCAACGTGTGTCGTTGTTTTGTGGTCGAAGCTTTCGATAAGTTCGCGTTACGTGAGAGATGAAGCCAGTTATGCGCTGAATAAACAGAAGTTGATTCCTACACAGATAGATGATGTCGAGCTTCCATTCCGGTTTGCTGGTCTTCAGACCGTGCCGTTATATGGGTGGGACGGGACAGACAATTATCCTGGGTTCGTTAAGCTAATAGCCGATATTCGATCTAAACTCGAGCCTGGTATTGCTGCTGTATCCGAAGGCGTTCAAGAAAGCAATCAAGATGTAATGTCCGGTTTCAGAAGCGAATTGGTGCAGGACACCGCTACAATATCAACGAAAACACACTCGAGAGAATCCGTAGGTGGGCGCTCAAAGCTTGAGTGGACGCTGAGTGTGCTCACACTATTGATACTGGCTTTCTTTTATGTCGCCGCCGTTGCTAATGGCTGCTCCAACCATGACATTTTGGTGCTATCGGCGACAATAGGTTTACCGCTTAGCATTTTTATTATGTTCAAGCGAAAGCCTTATAGAATTACATGGTTGGCTGTGCCTATCGTCAGCTATTTTATCGGTATGCCCTATGGACACAACTATGGAAGTATCACGAGTTCACCATTATTCGGATTGCCACAGGGTACTAACTGCCAGGCGAGTGCTGAGGTAATTGTAATTTTCGGCGTAGTTTTTGCTGCCGCTGTGATAGAGCACACGGTGTACCTCTTCAAAAATAGAGCGAACGTATAG